The genomic DNA GCCGCAGGATGGCCTTCGCCCGCTGCACCAGTTCGCGCGGGTCGAAGGGCTTGGCGAGGTAGTCGTCCGCCCCGTGCTCAAACCCCGCCACGCGGTCATCCGGTGACCCGGCGGCGGTGAGCATCAGCACTGGCACCTCCTGGCCCTCACGGCGCAGCGATTCCACCAGTTCCAGCCCGGTCTCGCCCGGCATCATCACGTCCAGCACCAGCATATCGAAGGCCATGGCGCCCAGCGCCTGCCGCGCCGCCGCCGCATCCCCCGCCACCGAGACGCGGAAGCCCTGCTCGGCCAGGAAGCGCTGCAACAGGGAACGCAGGCGCGGATCGTCGTCCACCACCAGCAGGTGCGGCTGCTCGCTCATCGCCGCGTCCCCGGATGCTCCCCGGGCGCTATGCCAGGCGGCGCACCGGACAGCCCCCCGCCTGCCCCGCCGTGCAGAGCTCCGGACGGCCGGGCCGGGCCACCGGGCAGCGCCCCGCCATCGCCTGCAGGCCGCCCCGGGCTCCCCCCACGTGGCCCGGCCTGCCCCGATGCCTCGGCCGAGCCCGTGGCGACCCGCTCGACCAGACTGCGCGTGGCCGGAGCCATCAGCCCCTGCATGACACGGCGAAACCCGTCCACCGCGGCGGGCCCGGCCTCGCGATAGGCCCGGATCACCGTCTCCCGCTGCCGCTCGAAGAGTCGCCGTTCCAGTGCCCGTCCCGCTTCCGTCAGGCTCAGCAGCCGCTGCCGCCGGTCGGCCCGGCCCATCGCCTGCTCGACATAGCCGCCCTCTACCAGCGGGGTGAGGACGCGGCCCAGCGACTGCTTGGTGATGTCCAGGATGGTGAGCAGCTCGCCCACCGTCAGCCCGGGTCGTCGGCCGACGAAGTGCAGCACGCGGTGATGCGCGCGGCCCAGCCCGATCTCGGCCAGCATGGCATCGGCCCCCGCGGTGAAGTCGCGGTAGCCGAAGAACAGCAGGTCCTGCGCCGCGCGAAGCTCCTCCTCGCGCAGGAAGAGATGCTCACGGCCGGCGGAGACGGGTGTTTTCTCCTTCACGGCGGAATGTCCTCCCGGAAGCCCGTCAGGCATGGCGGGCATGACTCCCTGTTGGGTCAGGTTTGTTGACACAAAACGAAGCAAAGGTCTAGTTTTCGCCCTGTGAAGCAATTTTATTTCTTAAAACACGTCTAA from Roseomonas gilardii includes the following:
- a CDS encoding response regulator, with amino-acid sequence MSEQPHLLVVDDDPRLRSLLQRFLAEQGFRVSVAGDAAAARQALGAMAFDMLVLDVMMPGETGLELVESLRREGQEVPVLMLTAAGSPDDRVAGFEHGADDYLAKPFDPRELVQRAKAILRRVAVPAPVAHSLTPVQLGSRWFDPERGELRGADGVMRLTGGEAALLTALAGRAGEVLSREEIAEALGTPDAGERAVDVQVTRLRRKIEPDPREPRFLQTVRHRGYVLRPGS
- a CDS encoding MarR family winged helix-turn-helix transcriptional regulator, which produces MKEKTPVSAGREHLFLREEELRAAQDLLFFGYRDFTAGADAMLAEIGLGRAHHRVLHFVGRRPGLTVGELLTILDITKQSLGRVLTPLVEGGYVEQAMGRADRRQRLLSLTEAGRALERRLFERQRETVIRAYREAGPAAVDGFRRVMQGLMAPATRSLVERVATGSAEASGQAGPRGGSPGRPAGDGGALPGGPARPSGALHGGAGGGLSGAPPGIAPGEHPGTRR